In the genome of Nocardia sp. NBC_00416, one region contains:
- a CDS encoding phosphotriesterase family protein gives MSSIQTVRGAADTADLGVTLMHEHVFVLSSDVQQNYSAEWGSEDERVDDAVRQLTAAYDAGVRTIVDPTVVGLGRYIPRIAQIAQRIPLRLIVATGLYTYDDLPFYFHYRGPALDAMLGTQVPDPLVDMFVSDIRDGIGDTEVKAGMLKCAIDTQGLTPGVERVMRAVARAHHETGVPITVHTHPESGSGFEVKRVLCDEEGIDPRRIVLGHSGDTTDLDYLTALADAGFVLGMDRFGINLETTFEARADTLIEMVRRGYADRMVLSQDANCYIDWMAPSLRAAVLPQWHYTHLFDDVLPYVLDRGIEQKQIDTMLVEVPRAFFEAG, from the coding sequence GTGTCCTCCATTCAGACCGTCCGCGGCGCCGCCGATACCGCCGACCTCGGTGTCACGCTCATGCACGAGCACGTCTTCGTACTCAGTTCCGATGTGCAACAGAACTATTCCGCGGAATGGGGTTCGGAGGACGAGCGGGTGGACGACGCGGTACGACAGCTGACCGCCGCCTACGACGCGGGTGTGCGCACCATCGTGGATCCCACCGTGGTGGGCCTGGGCCGCTACATCCCCCGGATCGCGCAGATCGCGCAACGGATTCCGCTCCGCCTGATCGTGGCCACCGGCCTGTACACCTACGATGATCTGCCGTTCTACTTCCACTATCGCGGCCCGGCGCTCGACGCGATGCTCGGCACCCAGGTCCCCGATCCGCTGGTCGACATGTTCGTCTCCGATATCCGGGACGGTATCGGCGACACCGAGGTCAAGGCGGGGATGCTCAAATGCGCCATCGACACTCAGGGTCTGACACCCGGGGTGGAACGGGTGATGCGGGCCGTGGCCCGGGCCCACCACGAAACCGGTGTACCGATCACGGTGCACACCCATCCCGAGTCGGGCTCCGGCTTCGAGGTCAAGCGGGTGCTGTGCGACGAAGAGGGGATCGATCCGCGCCGGATCGTGCTGGGGCACAGCGGCGACACCACCGACCTCGACTATCTGACCGCGCTCGCCGACGCCGGTTTCGTGCTCGGGATGGACCGGTTCGGCATCAATCTCGAGACCACCTTCGAAGCGCGCGCCGATACGCTCATCGAGATGGTGCGCCGCGGATACGCCGACCGGATGGTGCTCTCCCAGGACGCCAACTGCTATATCGACTGGATGGCGCCGTCCCTGCGGGCGGCCGTACTGCCGCAGTGGCACTACACGCACCTGTTCGACGATGTTCTGCCCTATGTGCTCGACCGCGGTATCGAGCAGAAGCAGATCGACACGATGCTCGTCGAGGTACCGCGCGCGTTCTTCGAAGCGGGGTGA
- a CDS encoding PucR family transcriptional regulator, with amino-acid sequence MEQQRAARSTEEVVGLVAQTFLRDRAQFIDELSSLMRTQVPALDRDPRLRELMEAGTTDNLMEALQFLQNEATEDDVRAPERALVYARILAQRDVPASALIRAYRVGQAGFLDTAMRYAIEFGGPVSTPAIVHIVNRTSVYIDQVCEQVGVAYEQERDRWVGNRGGLRQQWVTRVLNGTATDADAAEQVLQYPLTRGHLAVYAWTDPHIDPATAVEVFDHLRMALAGVFDRAQGTLMVPVDEHEARLWFALPHEAAVDSAAVERLLSERGLPVRAVFSGYGTGIAGFRRTAGQADRARRLALLGGEHMARVLSYPDVAAVALLAGDIDTLREFVADQLGELAADNERNLWLRETLRVFLAGNRSYAAAATRLAVHRNTVQYRVRQALNLIGANPETHGADLYPRLALQATQLLGAAVLRPEAPHR; translated from the coding sequence GTGGAGCAACAACGGGCGGCGCGCAGCACCGAAGAGGTGGTCGGGCTGGTCGCGCAGACATTCCTGCGTGACCGGGCCCAGTTCATCGACGAGCTGTCGAGCCTGATGCGAACCCAGGTGCCGGCGCTGGACCGTGATCCGCGGCTACGCGAACTGATGGAAGCGGGCACTACCGACAATTTGATGGAGGCACTGCAGTTCCTGCAGAACGAAGCGACGGAGGACGACGTCCGGGCTCCGGAGCGCGCACTCGTGTACGCCCGGATCCTCGCCCAGCGCGATGTTCCCGCCTCCGCGCTGATCCGGGCCTACCGCGTCGGGCAGGCCGGATTCCTGGACACCGCCATGCGGTACGCGATCGAATTCGGCGGCCCGGTCAGCACACCGGCGATCGTCCATATCGTCAACCGCACCTCGGTGTACATCGACCAGGTCTGTGAGCAGGTCGGGGTCGCCTACGAACAGGAACGCGACCGCTGGGTCGGCAATCGGGGCGGCTTGCGGCAACAGTGGGTGACCCGGGTGCTCAACGGCACGGCCACCGATGCCGACGCCGCGGAGCAGGTCCTGCAGTACCCGCTCACGCGCGGCCATCTCGCGGTCTACGCCTGGACCGATCCGCATATCGATCCCGCCACCGCCGTCGAGGTTTTCGACCACCTCCGAATGGCGCTGGCCGGCGTTTTCGACCGCGCGCAGGGGACCCTCATGGTGCCGGTGGACGAACACGAGGCCCGATTGTGGTTCGCCCTGCCACATGAGGCCGCCGTCGACAGCGCGGCAGTCGAACGGCTGCTGTCGGAACGGGGGCTACCGGTGCGGGCGGTCTTCAGCGGCTACGGCACCGGGATCGCGGGTTTCCGGCGAACGGCCGGTCAGGCCGACCGGGCGCGCCGGCTCGCGCTGCTCGGCGGCGAGCACATGGCACGCGTGCTGTCCTATCCCGACGTGGCAGCCGTCGCCCTGCTGGCGGGTGATATCGATACGCTGCGCGAGTTCGTCGCCGACCAGCTGGGCGAACTGGCGGCGGACAACGAACGCAATCTCTGGCTGCGCGAGACACTGCGGGTGTTCCTCGCCGGAAATCGGAGTTACGCCGCCGCGGCGACCCGCCTGGCAGTCCATCGCAATACGGTCCAATACCGGGTCCGGCAGGCACTGAACCTGATCGGCGCGAATCCCGAGACCCACGGCGCGGATCTGTATCCGCGGCTCGCGTTGCAGGCCACCCAGTTGCTCGGCGCCGCGGTGCTGCGACCGGAGGCGCCGCACCGCTGA
- a CDS encoding helix-turn-helix domain-containing GNAT family N-acetyltransferase has product MTSLEPPVVRDQVRGDALPVADATVYAGWFSCLADPTRVRLLHQVATSPAGIHIGEIAEALGIGQPTVSHHVRKLTDAGFVTVHKEGTATLVMVNPHRCTELPHTADAVMGILTPQPPCPDDFPRDITVRAMTDADWDPVRTIYAERGTAYPAVFAADAPDRHTLDHQWLPDHRWVAEIDGRIVGWAALTPVSGHEFYRDIADSCVMVADEQEGRGVGTALLRQQVVAAEKAGLRALQTTVFPEDRISVSLHHAAGFRTVGIRERIGRFEGRWRDAVLLERRSPLN; this is encoded by the coding sequence ATGACCTCCTTGGAACCGCCGGTCGTGCGGGACCAGGTGCGCGGCGACGCGCTCCCGGTCGCCGACGCGACCGTCTACGCAGGCTGGTTTTCCTGCCTGGCCGACCCGACACGGGTCCGGTTACTGCACCAGGTCGCCACGAGCCCCGCCGGAATCCACATCGGCGAGATCGCCGAAGCACTCGGTATCGGTCAGCCGACCGTCTCCCATCACGTCCGCAAGCTCACCGACGCCGGGTTCGTGACAGTGCACAAAGAGGGCACCGCCACCCTCGTCATGGTCAACCCACACCGCTGCACCGAACTCCCGCACACCGCCGACGCGGTCATGGGCATCCTCACTCCCCAGCCGCCCTGCCCCGACGACTTCCCCCGCGACATCACGGTCCGCGCGATGACCGACGCCGATTGGGACCCGGTCCGGACCATCTACGCCGAGCGCGGCACCGCCTATCCCGCGGTCTTCGCCGCGGACGCGCCCGACCGGCACACCCTGGACCACCAGTGGCTGCCCGACCACCGCTGGGTGGCCGAGATCGACGGCCGGATCGTCGGCTGGGCGGCCCTGACCCCGGTATCGGGCCACGAGTTCTACCGCGATATCGCCGACAGCTGCGTCATGGTCGCCGATGAGCAGGAAGGCCGCGGCGTCGGCACCGCACTGCTGCGGCAGCAGGTCGTCGCCGCCGAGAAGGCCGGACTGCGGGCCCTGCAGACGACGGTGTTCCCGGAGGACCGGATCAGTGTCTCGCTACATCACGCGGCGGGCTTCCGCACCGTCGGCATCCGCGAGCGGATCGGCCGGTTCGAGGGCCGCTGGCGCGACGCCGTCCTGCTGGAGCGCCGCAGCCCGCTGAACTGA
- a CDS encoding serine hydrolase domain-containing protein: MGSVAYSGNAGAEFRRLTSAFTRVYGGRKGVGAALAIYRHGEPILDIWTGESAPGRPWTRDTGAVVFSATKGIASTVVHRLADRGLIDYDAPVCEYWPEFGCNNKDRITVRQVLTHSAGLSGVGTLAAHGSELLDHELMAERLAAATPDRLLGVPAYHAMTFGWLLAGLTRAVTGLSMKELFLREVAIPLGTDGVHLGRPPAGSVTMAAESFGTGFSFAGTPRGSRLVTLLQSIPGALGVSSRSLFIPGAEAILSGPNPPVLDSEMPAANGVCTANGLAAVYEPLACDGLAGGKRYLSGAAVQAIRRIERYRPDTGLFLYMGPLWHLGYHAMPTVGAPRGFGHIGLGGSFGWADPDSGLSLGFVHNRLALETLAVDQPAFAWLLPLVLAGARSADRIGRGAPREAAA; encoded by the coding sequence ATGGGCAGCGTCGCTTATTCCGGCAACGCCGGAGCAGAATTCCGGCGGCTGACGTCCGCCTTCACCCGGGTCTACGGTGGCCGGAAGGGTGTGGGGGCGGCGCTGGCGATATACCGGCACGGGGAGCCGATACTCGATATCTGGACAGGGGAGTCCGCACCGGGCCGCCCGTGGACCCGCGATACCGGCGCGGTGGTCTTCTCCGCGACCAAGGGGATCGCTTCCACGGTCGTGCACCGGCTCGCCGACCGCGGCCTCATCGACTACGACGCGCCGGTCTGCGAGTACTGGCCGGAATTCGGCTGCAACAACAAGGACCGGATCACCGTCCGGCAGGTGCTCACCCATTCGGCGGGGCTGTCCGGCGTCGGGACCCTCGCGGCCCACGGGTCCGAACTGCTCGACCACGAACTCATGGCCGAACGCCTGGCCGCCGCCACTCCCGACCGCCTGCTGGGCGTTCCGGCCTACCACGCGATGACCTTCGGCTGGCTGCTCGCGGGTCTTACGCGAGCGGTCACCGGGCTGAGCATGAAGGAGCTGTTCCTGCGGGAGGTCGCCATCCCGTTGGGCACCGACGGCGTCCATCTGGGCCGCCCACCCGCGGGCTCGGTCACCATGGCCGCCGAAAGCTTCGGCACCGGATTCTCGTTCGCCGGAACCCCGCGCGGATCCCGGCTGGTCACCCTGCTGCAGAGCATCCCCGGCGCGCTCGGCGTCAGCAGTCGCTCACTGTTCATCCCCGGCGCCGAGGCGATTCTCAGCGGCCCGAACCCGCCGGTGCTGGACAGCGAGATGCCGGCCGCCAACGGTGTGTGCACCGCCAACGGTCTGGCCGCCGTGTACGAACCGCTGGCCTGCGACGGCCTCGCCGGTGGCAAGCGGTACCTGTCGGGCGCCGCCGTGCAGGCAATCCGCCGGATCGAACGGTACCGGCCCGATACCGGGCTCTTCCTCTACATGGGCCCCCTGTGGCATCTGGGTTACCACGCCATGCCCACCGTCGGCGCGCCCCGCGGGTTCGGTCATATCGGCCTGGGCGGATCATTCGGCTGGGCGGACCCCGACAGCGGCCTGTCCCTCGGTTTCGTGCACAACCGGCTCGCGCTCGAAACGCTGGCCGTCGACCAGCCCGCGTTCGCCTGGTTGCTGCCGCTGGTCCTCGCCGGGGCCCGGTCGGCCGACCGGATCGGCCGCGGCGCCCCGCGCGAGGCCGCGGCCTGA
- the ilvA gene encoding threonine ammonia-lyase IlvA, with product MERVSDVLTHLPEARPALTADEIDAAAKRISDIIEPTPLQLCPRLSQLTGAQVYLKREDLTVVRSYKLRGAYNLVVQLSESERAAGVVTASAGNHAQGVAFACRAMGITGRIYVPTTTPKQKRDRIRVHGGEFVELIAVGETFDAAAAAAADDVRRSGATMVPPFDDTRTAAGQGTIAAEILEQLGAAPDLMIVPVGGGGCLAGIGTYLRERAPETGILGVEPSGAASMTAALVAGAPVTLPEVDPFVDGAAVRRIGQVPYDAVAGFGGRVVSHGSLPLLISTESPGSAGSFRLLRVDEGAVCTAMLDLYQNEGIIAEPAGALAVTALLETAPEPGSTVVCLVSGGNNDVSRYGEVIERSLVHQGLKHYFLVDFPQEPGALRRFLDEVLGPDDDITLFEYVKRNNRETGSALVGIELGERNGLPPLLDRIARSPIQCEQLEPGSPAYRYLT from the coding sequence ATGGAGCGGGTGTCCGATGTGCTCACTCACCTGCCAGAAGCCCGTCCTGCGCTGACCGCGGACGAGATCGACGCCGCAGCCAAACGCATCTCCGACATCATCGAACCCACTCCCCTGCAACTATGCCCGCGCCTGTCCCAGTTGACCGGCGCCCAGGTGTACCTCAAACGTGAGGACCTCACCGTCGTGCGCTCCTACAAGCTGCGCGGCGCCTACAACCTCGTGGTGCAGCTCAGCGAGTCCGAACGCGCGGCCGGGGTGGTCACCGCGAGCGCGGGCAACCACGCCCAGGGAGTGGCGTTCGCCTGCCGGGCCATGGGGATCACCGGCCGGATCTATGTCCCCACCACCACCCCCAAGCAGAAGCGCGACCGCATCCGGGTGCACGGCGGCGAGTTCGTGGAGCTGATCGCGGTCGGGGAAACCTTCGACGCCGCCGCCGCGGCCGCGGCCGATGATGTCCGCCGCTCCGGCGCCACCATGGTGCCCCCGTTCGACGACACCCGCACCGCCGCGGGCCAGGGGACCATCGCGGCCGAGATCCTCGAGCAGCTCGGGGCCGCGCCGGACCTGATGATCGTTCCGGTAGGAGGCGGCGGCTGCCTCGCCGGAATCGGCACCTACCTGCGTGAACGCGCTCCGGAGACCGGAATCCTCGGCGTCGAGCCGAGCGGTGCCGCCTCGATGACCGCCGCGCTGGTCGCGGGCGCGCCGGTCACCCTGCCCGAGGTCGACCCGTTCGTGGACGGCGCCGCTGTGCGCCGGATCGGGCAGGTTCCCTACGATGCGGTGGCCGGTTTCGGCGGCCGAGTGGTCTCGCACGGTTCGCTGCCGCTGCTCATCTCCACCGAATCTCCCGGCAGTGCGGGCTCTTTCCGGCTGCTGCGCGTCGATGAGGGCGCGGTGTGCACCGCCATGCTCGATCTCTATCAGAACGAGGGGATCATCGCCGAGCCCGCCGGCGCGCTCGCGGTGACCGCACTGCTGGAGACCGCGCCGGAACCCGGTTCGACCGTCGTATGCCTGGTCTCCGGCGGGAACAACGATGTCTCGCGCTACGGCGAGGTGATCGAACGCTCGCTGGTGCACCAGGGACTCAAACACTATTTCCTGGTGGACTTCCCCCAGGAACCCGGCGCGCTGCGCCGGTTCCTGGACGAGGTACTCGGCCCCGACGACGACATCACCCTGTTCGAATACGTCAAGCGCAACAACCGGGAGACCGGCTCCGCGCTGGTCGGCATCGAACTGGGCGAGCGCAACGGGCTGCCACCGCTGCTGGACCGGATCGCCCGGTCCCCCATCCAGTGCGAGCAACTCGAGCCCGGCTCCCCCGCCTACCGCTATCTGACCTGA
- a CDS encoding nitroreductase family deazaflavin-dependent oxidoreductase — MPLTGEYAPSTSDWAREQAEKIENSGGTEGTTMQGMAVIVLTTVGNKSGKLRKTALMRVEHDGEYAVVASLGGAPKHPVWYHNVVAEPHVELQDGTVTKDYTAREVFGEEKALWWERSVAAYPPYADYQTKTDRQIPVFVLTPR, encoded by the coding sequence ATGCCATTGACAGGAGAATACGCACCGTCCACGTCCGACTGGGCCCGGGAACAGGCCGAGAAGATCGAGAACTCCGGCGGAACCGAAGGCACCACCATGCAGGGCATGGCGGTCATCGTGCTGACCACGGTCGGGAACAAATCCGGCAAACTCCGCAAGACCGCGCTCATGCGGGTCGAGCACGACGGCGAATACGCGGTCGTCGCCTCGCTGGGCGGCGCGCCGAAGCATCCCGTCTGGTACCACAACGTGGTCGCCGAACCCCATGTGGAACTGCAGGACGGCACGGTCACCAAGGACTACACCGCGCGTGAGGTCTTCGGCGAGGAGAAGGCCCTGTGGTGGGAACGCTCGGTCGCCGCCTACCCGCCCTACGCCGACTACCAGACCAAGACGGACCGCCAGATCCCGGTCTTCGTACTCACTCCGCGCTGA
- a CDS encoding amidase encodes MTDRVHAFTDDALGEHDAVALAALIRTGAASPEEVAEAALARAEAVNPRLNAIAYRSPRPRYAEPDSSGVWFGVPAFVKDNADVAGMPSRFGSAAITPHPAAADDRFTAQLLSTGVTVLGKTTLPEFGFISSTEFETGEPTRNPWDTGRTVGGSSGGSAAMVAAGVVPVAHGNDGGGSLRIPAACAGLVSLKPSRFRHLDNAQARQLPIKLVSEGVLSRSVRDQAVYHAAAEKYWRNPKLPPIGTVEGPSARTLRIGLLTTSANGRQPDAATLAAVTATAAILESAGHTIEPMDSPVAPRLVEDFLQYWGFLAQMSGVTGKLSHGRSFDAARLDAFTKGLAASFRRRLLSTPGALYRLNKARADYDTVLTRYDAILSPVLTHATPELGYLRPGVPYDELIERVTNFVGYTPINNVTGSPSIAVPAGLTETGLPVGVMLSGAYGGERTLLELGFLLEAQAPFPRIAAATTGS; translated from the coding sequence ATGACCGATCGAGTACATGCCTTCACCGACGACGCGCTGGGCGAACACGACGCGGTGGCACTGGCGGCGCTGATCCGCACCGGTGCGGCGAGCCCGGAGGAAGTGGCCGAGGCCGCGCTGGCCCGCGCGGAAGCGGTGAATCCGCGGCTGAACGCGATCGCCTACCGCTCCCCACGGCCGCGGTACGCGGAGCCGGACTCCTCCGGCGTGTGGTTCGGGGTGCCGGCCTTCGTCAAGGACAACGCCGATGTGGCGGGGATGCCCAGCCGCTTCGGCAGCGCGGCGATCACCCCGCATCCGGCCGCCGCGGACGACCGGTTCACCGCGCAACTGCTGAGCACCGGGGTCACCGTGCTCGGAAAGACCACACTGCCCGAATTCGGCTTCATCTCGAGCACCGAATTCGAGACCGGCGAACCCACCCGCAACCCGTGGGACACCGGACGCACTGTCGGCGGTTCGTCGGGTGGGTCGGCCGCCATGGTCGCGGCCGGCGTGGTTCCGGTCGCGCACGGCAACGACGGCGGCGGATCGCTGCGGATTCCGGCGGCCTGCGCCGGCCTGGTGTCGTTGAAACCCAGCCGCTTCCGGCATCTGGACAATGCGCAGGCGCGGCAGTTGCCGATCAAACTCGTCTCCGAGGGCGTGCTGTCCCGTTCGGTCCGGGACCAGGCGGTGTATCACGCCGCCGCCGAGAAGTATTGGCGCAACCCGAAACTCCCGCCCATCGGCACGGTGGAAGGCCCCTCCGCGCGCACCCTCCGCATCGGGTTGCTCACCACCTCGGCCAACGGGCGGCAACCCGACGCCGCGACCCTCGCGGCGGTCACCGCCACCGCGGCGATTCTGGAGAGTGCGGGCCACACCATCGAACCGATGGACTCCCCGGTGGCCCCGCGACTGGTCGAGGACTTCCTCCAGTACTGGGGCTTCCTGGCGCAGATGTCGGGGGTCACCGGGAAGCTGAGCCACGGGCGCTCGTTCGACGCCGCCCGCCTCGATGCCTTCACCAAGGGGCTCGCCGCCTCCTTCCGTCGACGCCTGCTCAGCACCCCGGGCGCGCTGTACCGGCTGAACAAGGCCCGCGCCGATTACGACACGGTGCTCACCCGCTACGACGCCATCCTGTCGCCGGTGCTCACCCACGCCACACCCGAGCTCGGCTACCTGCGACCGGGCGTGCCCTATGACGAATTGATCGAGCGGGTCACGAATTTCGTGGGCTATACCCCGATCAACAATGTGACGGGTTCGCCGTCGATCGCGGTTCCGGCCGGGCTCACCGAGACGGGCTTGCCGGTGGGAGTCATGCTCAGCGGCGCCTACGGGGGCGAGCGGACGCTGCTCGAGCTCGGCTTCCTCCTGGAAGCGCAGGCCCCGTTCCCGCGTATCGCCGCCGCGACCACCGGGTCCTGA
- the treY gene encoding malto-oligosyltrehalose synthase → MPADPPSFRRNPRVTPVRSTYRLQLRPDGLTFIQAAAIAEYLQQLGVSHIYLSPVMAAARGSTHGYDVIDPTTVSPALGGPVGLKNLSDEVHDRGMGLIMDLVPNHVGVADPQQNMWWWHVLQYGRKSQFASFFDIDWSPGNGVGGRLALPVLRGANDPAALTVDRTGPEPLLALHELRFPIAPGTDGDNALRIHDKQHYRLVSWKSGICGYRRYCSISGLAALRQEDPQVFEATHRELAAWCEHDLIDGVRVDHPDGLADPAEYLQRLRTLIGPNRLLLVEKTLANREPLDPTLPIDGTTGYDGVADFGGVLLEPAGEPILTELSRHITGHGSDRVWVGEKEHRIKRAVAESILVPEMRRLVTAIKADAGADDFDTMALSNATIEVLSFLPVARADYTPLAGMISAVVAEVEKRNAELRVPLAILIMALTAGGTAWTRFHQVSNAIGAKAVEDILFYRAVRLVSLQEIGGNPARFGRTVNEFHLANASRARRWPASMTTLSTHDTKRGEDVRARIGVLSQVPRMWARAVTLWLEKLPAPDGATALFLLQNMFGMWPADGRPAPSVPGLRDRVHRFAEKAMRESGEHTSWEEPDTEFENAVHSWLDQVIDGPVGRQLTDLAHDLAPHAWSDSLAQKLLQLCAPGIPDIYQGCEVWEDSLVDPDNRRPVDFGSRSGMLHTLTTTPPLDITGAAKMWLVAYALWLRRERPECFVGGTYTPVFGHGEHADKLVAFARGRVGGEPEIIVAVTRHSVAIGETGWGDTYIELSGGSWTDRLTGHTFQNRARTEKLFARLPVALLVR, encoded by the coding sequence ATGCCCGCAGACCCGCCGAGCTTCCGCCGCAATCCGCGCGTCACTCCGGTCCGCAGCACCTACCGGCTACAGCTGCGACCGGACGGCCTCACCTTCATCCAGGCCGCGGCCATCGCGGAATACCTTCAACAACTGGGTGTTTCGCATATCTACCTGTCCCCGGTCATGGCCGCCGCGCGCGGCTCCACCCACGGATACGACGTCATCGACCCCACCACTGTCTCCCCCGCGCTGGGGGGACCGGTCGGACTCAAGAACCTCTCCGACGAAGTACACGACCGCGGTATGGGGCTGATCATGGATCTGGTGCCCAACCATGTCGGGGTCGCGGATCCGCAGCAGAACATGTGGTGGTGGCATGTGCTGCAGTACGGCCGCAAATCCCAGTTCGCCTCGTTCTTCGATATCGACTGGAGTCCCGGCAACGGCGTGGGCGGACGCCTGGCGCTTCCGGTGCTGCGCGGCGCGAACGATCCGGCCGCCCTCACTGTCGACCGGACCGGCCCCGAACCGCTGCTGGCCCTGCACGAACTCCGTTTCCCGATCGCCCCCGGCACCGACGGCGACAACGCGCTGCGGATCCACGATAAGCAGCACTATCGGCTGGTCAGCTGGAAATCGGGGATCTGCGGATACCGGCGGTACTGCTCCATCAGCGGACTGGCCGCGCTGCGCCAGGAGGACCCGCAGGTATTCGAGGCGACCCACCGGGAACTGGCCGCCTGGTGCGAACACGATCTGATCGACGGCGTCCGCGTCGACCACCCGGACGGACTCGCCGATCCGGCCGAATACCTCCAGCGGTTGCGCACCCTGATCGGACCCAATCGGCTGCTGCTGGTGGAGAAGACCCTGGCCAACCGGGAACCTCTCGACCCCACGCTGCCGATCGACGGCACCACCGGCTACGACGGTGTCGCGGATTTCGGCGGCGTCCTGCTCGAACCCGCGGGGGAACCGATCCTCACCGAACTGTCCCGCCACATCACCGGCCACGGCAGTGACCGCGTCTGGGTCGGGGAGAAGGAGCACCGCATCAAACGCGCGGTGGCCGAGAGCATCCTCGTCCCGGAGATGCGGCGACTGGTGACCGCGATCAAAGCCGACGCGGGCGCCGACGATTTCGACACCATGGCCCTCAGCAACGCCACCATCGAGGTGCTGTCGTTCCTGCCCGTCGCGCGCGCCGACTACACCCCGCTGGCCGGCATGATCAGCGCGGTGGTCGCCGAGGTGGAGAAACGCAATGCCGAGCTGCGGGTGCCGTTGGCCATCCTGATCATGGCGTTGACCGCCGGCGGTACCGCGTGGACCCGGTTCCATCAGGTGAGCAACGCGATCGGCGCGAAAGCCGTGGAGGACATCCTGTTCTATCGCGCCGTGCGACTGGTGTCGCTCCAGGAGATCGGCGGCAATCCGGCCAGGTTCGGGCGCACCGTCAACGAATTCCATCTCGCCAACGCTTCGCGCGCGCGGCGCTGGCCCGCGTCGATGACCACCCTTTCCACGCACGACACCAAACGCGGGGAAGATGTGCGGGCGCGGATCGGCGTGCTGTCGCAGGTACCGCGAATGTGGGCGCGGGCGGTGACCCTGTGGCTGGAGAAGCTCCCGGCGCCGGACGGGGCGACGGCACTGTTCCTGCTGCAGAACATGTTCGGAATGTGGCCGGCCGACGGCCGCCCCGCCCCCTCGGTGCCCGGGCTGCGCGACCGGGTGCACCGCTTCGCCGAGAAGGCGATGCGCGAATCCGGGGAGCACACCTCCTGGGAGGAACCCGATACCGAATTCGAGAACGCGGTGCACTCCTGGCTCGATCAAGTGATCGACGGTCCGGTCGGCCGCCAGCTCACCGATCTCGCGCACGATCTCGCGCCGCATGCCTGGTCGGATTCGCTGGCGCAGAAGCTGCTGCAGCTGTGCGCACCGGGCATACCGGATATCTATCAGGGCTGCGAGGTCTGGGAGGATTCACTGGTCGATCCGGACAATCGGCGGCCGGTGGATTTCGGGTCCCGGTCCGGGATGCTGCACACCCTCACCACCACTCCGCCACTGGACATCACGGGCGCGGCGAAGATGTGGCTGGTGGCCTACGCGCTGTGGTTGCGCCGCGAACGCCCGGAGTGCTTCGTCGGCGGTACCTATACCCCGGTGTTCGGGCACGGCGAGCACGCCGACAAACTGGTGGCCTTCGCGCGGGGCCGGGTCGGCGGCGAGCCCGAGATCATCGTGGCGGTCACCCGGCACAGTGTCGCGATCGGTGAAACCGGCTGGGGCGATACCTATATCGAGCTCTCCGGCGGGTCCTGGACCGACCGGCTCACCGGTCACACGTTCCAGAACCGCGCCCGCACGGAGAAATTGTTCGCCCGGCTTCCGGTCGCGCTACTGGTCCGCTGA